The window TATCCTAAACTTTCCGAAATCAGCGCATGGAGAGACCGTACGCTGATCGGTCCTTATATCAGCAAGGAACGCAAATACAATCAGGAGCGCTATGGCGGATATTATACCCAGGAACAAGTGAAGGAAGTACTGGCCTACGCCAAAAAGAAGTTTGTAACAGTCATTCCGGAAATTGAAATGCCAGGACACGCAGTAGCTGCCCTAGCCGCTTATCCGGATCTCTCATGTTCCGGAGGTCCGTTTGAAGTAGAAGGTTTATGGGGAGTTTTCAATGATGTGTATTGTCCCAAAGAAGAAACATTTGAATTTCTGGAAAATGTCCTTTCCGAAGTTATTGAGCTGTTTCCCGGCGAATATATACATATTGGCGGTGATGAATGTCCTAAAGTCCGGTGGGAACGTTGCCATCATTGTCAGACTAAAATCAAAGAACTGGAGTTAAAAGACGAACATGAATTACAGAGTTATTTTGTCAAGCGTATAGAGAAATTCGTTAATACAAAAGGACGTCGTATCATCGGTTGGGATGAAATTTTAGAAGGGGGATTGGCTCCTAATGCCACAGTTATGTCATGGCAGGGAGTAGACGGAGGAGTTGCAGCAGTTAAACAAGGACACGATGTGATCATGACTCCGACATCTTTTTGCTACTTCGATTATTACCAATCGGAAGATCGTGAAAATGAGCCACTGGCCATTGGTGGATACCTTCCTATGGAAAAAGTGTATAGTTTCGACCCCACCCCGGAAGGATTGACTGAGAAAGAATCCAAACATATTCTCGGCGGACAGGCTAATCTATGGCGTGAATACATCGCTAAAGATTCTCATCTTGAATACATGTTGTTTCCTCGGCTGGCTGCTATGTCCGAAGCAATATGGACTCCTAAAAAAGAAAAGAATTACGATGATTTCATGAATCGCTTGCCCAATATCCTCAAACATTATGATGCCATGAATCTTTATTATTCCCAGTCAAATCTGAAATAAAAATTTATAAAATCAGAAAAAACGGTTATTTTGAAAAGGATAACCGTTTTTTTAAATTCCAATACTTACATTTTATCACTCCGTGTTCGAACACAGCATAAAAACTGAAACATTTAACATGTCTTTATGTTTAATTATTCAGATAAAAATCTACACAAATCAAATACTAGTTGGAGGATTCCTTCAAAAAACGTACTTTTGCTTTTCTAAGTTCAAATATGAAAATTATAATAAGAATATATATATGTTTCTTAGGGATTATTCTTTTGTCCGGGTGTAAAGACCTTTTTGAATATCATCCATATGATGTGCATGTGAAAGGAGAGACTGGCATCAATGAAAAGAATAGCCGGAAAATTAAAGATGCATGTTTGGGTAAAGATACCATCCGTTTTGTGTTTACCGGCGATACACAAGGTTGGTATGATGACACAAAGGATTTTGTAAAAGCCATAAACAATAGAAATGATATTGATTTTATTATTCACGGAGGAGATCTTTCCGATTATGGCTTGACCAATGAGTTTATCTGGATGCGGGATATTTTGGGCAAGTTAAAAGTTCCTTATGTGGCATTGATCGGCAACCATGACTGCATAGGATCAGGAAAAGATACATATCTGAAAATTTATGGCGAACGAAATTTTACATTTACTGCGGGTAACCTGAAATTTATATGCCTTGATACAAATGCGCTGGAATACGACTATTCCAATCCTGTTCCTGACTTCAATTTTATCGAAGAACAGCTGGGCAACGAACAGGAACTGGATATGAAAACATATTTTGTAATGCATGCAAGGCCATATAGCGAACAATTCAATAATAATGTAGCCAGGGTTTTTCAACTGTATATCAATACTTTTCCCAACATACAGTTTTGTATGAATGCCCATGAGCATCAGGTTCAAATAGCAGATCTATATGGTGATGGGATATTATATTACCAATGTGCCAATATCGAGAAAAGAAATTATTTTTTATTCACCATTAAACCGGATGGTTATAATTATGAATTGGTCGAGTTTTAATTATAAAATAATCTGGTTTTGGATTTTTCTGATGGTATCGACAAATGTTACAGGACAGGATGACAGCTTAAATACCCATCGTAGTGATTATGACAGAAGGGTGGAAAAATATCAGAAAGCATGGGCGAAATTAATCCCGACATTTGTAAATGTACAATTCGCAGGGTCTATGGGATTTCTGTCAACAGGTGTCGGACGCAGATATGGTAAGAAAAAACAATGGGAAACCAATGCATTATTAGGTTTTTTACCTAAATTTTCCGGACACAGAGCCAATATCACTTTTACCGCTAAAGCAGGATATGTCCCATGGGATCTGCATTTAAAAAAAGCTGAAAGTTTTTCAATTGAGCCACTGAATTGTGGTATATATTTTACAACGATCTTAAATACGGAAGATTTTTGGGTAAAACAGTCCAGCCGTTATCCTGATGGTTATTATTGGTTCTCTTCAAGATTGAGGTTAAATATGTATATTGGCCAGTCACTAACATATCATATTCCTGAAAACAGGAAAAGAGTGAGAAGGTCGGTATCTTTTTACTATGAAATAAGTACCAATGAGCTGTACCTGATTACCTTTATAAAAAATAAAACGATCCCGCTCAAAGATATTTTTCATTTATCATTTGGTATCAGGTCTGCACTGTTCTAAACGAACATCACCGTTCAATCCATATTTTCAGGATAAGAACGGTGATGAAATCATAAATTATCGTATGATAATAAATAATACTTACATACGAAGAATTTTATCCAACCGATTATTCAGATCTTTTAACTCTTCAGGTGTCTTTGAACTTCCCTGTTCGGTAGTAAGCCATACATTTTTATAACTTTTTCTGGCTTCCAGCATTACCTTAGTCCAATCAACATTCCCTTCAGTCAGCTTTACTCCGAAACCGCTCCAACGTCCGTTCTTATCAGCAAGTTCTCTACTGAACTCCTTAATATGTATCCTTCCGATGCGATCTCCAAGTATCTTGATCCATTGTTCAGGCCAACCATAAACGAGAATATTACCGCAATCAAAATAGAACCCGACATACGGACTCTTGAATTGATCCACATAATTACATGCTTCAATAGGGCTTAAAAGAAAGTTATTCCATACATTTTCTATGCATATTTTTACTTTTAACTTTTTAGCAACCGGGAGTATCTTTTTGATCCCTTCTACTGAACGGTTCCAGCAATCATCATAGCTGACATTGGCATCCACCCTGCCGGGTACGAGCAAAATCGCATCCGTACCATAAGCATGGGCGTCTTCCAAAGCCACAATAGCTCCTTCAACTCCTTCCTGCCGAACAGAAGCATCCGGATGGGAAAGTAATTTTTCCCAGTGTGTTGAACAACAAACACTGGAAGCAACCAAACCTGTGGCTTTCATAGCATCAAGGACTTCTTTCCTATCCATATGGCTATTGGGTTCAATCCCATGATAGCCGGCAGCCTTAATTGCTTTACATTTATCTAATACGGAACCACTTAAACCTACGGTCCCCCACATGATCGATTTTTTGAATTCCACAGAAGTATCTGATTCTTTATTCACCACATCTTTAACCGCCGCATGAGTAATGAACGGCACAGAAAGTACACCTGTAGCCAAAACAGTATTCTTAATAAAATTTCTACGCTGCATATCAAAAGTATTAAATCCTGGATGTTCCAACAACTGGAATAACTTCTTTGATATCAGGAACCGGTCCTAACTCGTAGGTTTCAGGACCTAATTTCAATGTAGAGGCCATGATCTGATCCCAGGTAACAAATTTCCCACTGTATGCTGACTCACGTCCCATAATAGCCATCAATGTAGACTGAACATGCTGTTCAGCATCATTTACAGGCTTATTGGTACGGATAGCAGTAACAAGACGGATATGTTCCTGAACAAAAGGATTGGGAACAACCATTGACTGATCCGGATCATCTTTTTTAGGATGAGGATACTCCCACGCAATGGTTCCGTCCAGATTGTATATCTTATCAAAGCAATTGGTATAGCCCTTCGTTCCGTATACCATAACCAGGTGATTGGTATCGCATTCAGCAATCTGACGTGAAGTGCAATGTGCCCTGTAATTATTATCGTATACATACTCTATGCTGAAGAAGTCATACATATCACCAGTCACACGACGCTGACGCCCACCTGTAGCTTCAGCCCTAATCGGTTTTTTATCACCCATGAACCATGACATCATATCTATCTCATGAACAAATTGCTCCACTACCAAATCTCCTGATGTCCAGCAAAAATTCACCCAGTTACGCAACATATATTCCATATCGGTCCAACCAGGTTGGCGTTGTTTATGCCACAGCGCCCCACCCAATCTCGATACATGGGCAGAAACGATTTCGCCGATGGCTCCTCCGGCAACCCTGCGGTATGTCTCAATACAATCTTTTTGTGAACGGCGGATTGTTCCGCTGATTACCGATAATCCCTGCTGAGAAGCCCTTTTGGCATCTACAAGTATCTGTTTGGCTCCCATAGGATCAACAGCACATGGTTTCTCAATAAAACAATGTTTCCCTTTCTCGATAGCATATTTAAAATGTATAGGCCTGAAAACCGGAGGGGTACATAATAAAACAACATCTACCCCCGAATCAATGACTTTCTGATAGGCATCAAATCCTATAAAACAATTACTATCCGGAATATCCTGCCCTTTTTCTTTTAATCTTGCTCTACAAGCATCCAATTGATCCTTAAAAACATCTCCAATAGCTGTTATTTGTAATCCGCTACCGGCACTTAAAAAATCCATGGCAGCACCTGTACCACGGCCTCCACATCCTACCAACCCTGCTTTAAGAGGCTTTCCATCCGGAGCTTTATCCAAAATTTCCGGAACCTCTACATCTTTTAATTTTTCTTTTTTAGTGTCTGAACCGGAACAACTATTCAGGAATATAGGTACAGACATCGTCCCAATGGTACCTATTGTAGATTTTTTCAGGAACTCCCGACGATTTGATTTAAATTTTTTATTCATGACAAGTAAGAAAATTGATAATTGAGTGTGCAACAAAGATAATATTCTTTTTCAGGATATCAATGAGAATTATCACGATACGATATATTTTCGGGGCAAAATCATTATTGTTAGTATTTATTAAATAATGTGAATCAGGGGTTGATATGAATGTTACGATTTTTCGGATATCCCGAAGGAATTGAATATGAACTTAGCGTAAGAATTCGTTCTCATGAGCATTGCGAATAATTACCACGGGTTATACCCGTGGCTGGAAGATCACCTTCTTTTGTGTCCCCGAAACCCGAAGGGTTCACTGAAAGTAACGGGGCAACAGGTGTAAGTATGGTATTCGCCCCTTTGGTGACACCGTAACATATTGTCCGTTTTTTCCATGGGTTTACTCCCGATGGTCTTGAGCTGCAGTTCACCCACGGTTATTCACATTGAGGTCTTTCAGACCTCCTTTATTCAACCCTTGATTCGCATAAATAATAAATGTTGAAAAAATAATGTATCATAATTTATTTATCAATAAATATTTTAAGTTATTTTGTAGCCACAATGAGGGCAATCCCTCTTTTTCTTCATCGTTGCAAAACATGGCATTTTCATGAGTCGTTCATTGGATCCCATCCTTGTATTTCTTTCAAAATATATTCCTTATACAGAATATGAAGGACCAACAAATTTATA of the Bacteroidales bacterium genome contains:
- a CDS encoding beta-N-acetylhexosaminidase codes for the protein MNIHQVIHCMVLTCFLSVSGMAQENHYPIIPKPAKIKAQPGQFVFNGDTRIVIPSTNEEMHNAAFALLERFLLSSDLGIKIADASQDNIKAGDNMVFFKLSSSVKNKEGYKLKIRKNMIEVEASAAAGFFYAMQTIRQLLPPQIERNGVANITWAVPCVDIEDEPRYPYRGLMLDVCRHFSDVISIKNYIDKLAFHKINTFHWHLTDDQGWRIEIKKYPKLSEISAWRDRTLIGPYISKERKYNQERYGGYYTQEQVKEVLAYAKKKFVTVIPEIEMPGHAVAALAAYPDLSCSGGPFEVEGLWGVFNDVYCPKEETFEFLENVLSEVIELFPGEYIHIGGDECPKVRWERCHHCQTKIKELELKDEHELQSYFVKRIEKFVNTKGRRIIGWDEILEGGLAPNATVMSWQGVDGGVAAVKQGHDVIMTPTSFCYFDYYQSEDRENEPLAIGGYLPMEKVYSFDPTPEGLTEKESKHILGGQANLWREYIAKDSHLEYMLFPRLAAMSEAIWTPKKEKNYDDFMNRLPNILKHYDAMNLYYSQSNLK
- a CDS encoding Gfo/Idh/MocA family oxidoreductase, producing the protein MNKKFKSNRREFLKKSTIGTIGTMSVPIFLNSCSGSDTKKEKLKDVEVPEILDKAPDGKPLKAGLVGCGGRGTGAAMDFLSAGSGLQITAIGDVFKDQLDACRARLKEKGQDIPDSNCFIGFDAYQKVIDSGVDVVLLCTPPVFRPIHFKYAIEKGKHCFIEKPCAVDPMGAKQILVDAKRASQQGLSVISGTIRRSQKDCIETYRRVAGGAIGEIVSAHVSRLGGALWHKQRQPGWTDMEYMLRNWVNFCWTSGDLVVEQFVHEIDMMSWFMGDKKPIRAEATGGRQRRVTGDMYDFFSIEYVYDNNYRAHCTSRQIAECDTNHLVMVYGTKGYTNCFDKIYNLDGTIAWEYPHPKKDDPDQSMVVPNPFVQEHIRLVTAIRTNKPVNDAEQHVQSTLMAIMGRESAYSGKFVTWDQIMASTLKLGPETYELGPVPDIKEVIPVVGTSRI
- a CDS encoding metallophosphoesterase, coding for MKIIIRIYICFLGIILLSGCKDLFEYHPYDVHVKGETGINEKNSRKIKDACLGKDTIRFVFTGDTQGWYDDTKDFVKAINNRNDIDFIIHGGDLSDYGLTNEFIWMRDILGKLKVPYVALIGNHDCIGSGKDTYLKIYGERNFTFTAGNLKFICLDTNALEYDYSNPVPDFNFIEEQLGNEQELDMKTYFVMHARPYSEQFNNNVARVFQLYINTFPNIQFCMNAHEHQVQIADLYGDGILYYQCANIEKRNYFLFTIKPDGYNYELVEF
- a CDS encoding sugar phosphate isomerase/epimerase; amino-acid sequence: MQRRNFIKNTVLATGVLSVPFITHAAVKDVVNKESDTSVEFKKSIMWGTVGLSGSVLDKCKAIKAAGYHGIEPNSHMDRKEVLDAMKATGLVASSVCCSTHWEKLLSHPDASVRQEGVEGAIVALEDAHAYGTDAILLVPGRVDANVSYDDCWNRSVEGIKKILPVAKKLKVKICIENVWNNFLLSPIEACNYVDQFKSPYVGFYFDCGNILVYGWPEQWIKILGDRIGRIHIKEFSRELADKNGRWSGFGVKLTEGNVDWTKVMLEARKSYKNVWLTTEQGSSKTPEELKDLNNRLDKILRM